Proteins encoded together in one Mus musculus strain C57BL/6J chromosome 16, GRCm38.p6 C57BL/6J window:
- the Scarf2 gene encoding scavenger receptor class F member 2 precursor, with protein MEGAGSRGAGPARRQGARGLGLLLLLWLLPGLAAPQDLNPRGRNVCRTPGSQVLTCCAGWRQLGDECGIAVCEGNSTCSENEVCVRPGECRCRHGYFGANCDTKCPRQFWGPDCKERCSCHPHGQCEDVTGQCTCHARRWGARCEHACQCQHGTCHPRSGACRCEPGWWGAQCASACYCSATSRCDPQTGACLCHVGWWGRSCNNQCACNSSPCEQQSGRCQCRERMFGARCDRYCQCSHGRCHPVDGTCACDPGYRGKYCREPCPAGFYGPGCRRRCGQCKGQQPCTVVEGRCLTCEPGWNGTKCDQPCATGFYGEGCGHRCPPCRDGHACNHVTGKCTHCNAGWIGDRCETKCSNGTYGEDCAFVCSDCGSGHCDFQSGRCLCSPGVHGPHCNVTCPAGLHGVDCAQACSCHEESCDPVTGACHLETNQRKGVMGAGALLTLLLGLLLSLLGCCCACRGKDSARRELTLGRKKAPQRFCGSFSRISMKLPRIPLRRQKLPKVVVAHHDLDNTLNCSFLDPPSGLEQPSPSWSSRASFSSFDTTDEGPVYCVPHEEATADSRDLEATAALTEVAAVSLEPTGTSTPGEEAAVLPASSDSERSASSVEGPSGALYARVARREARPARTRNEAGGLSLSPSPERRKPPPPDPATKPKVSWIHGKHSAAAAAPSPPPAGRKAAPSPSGRKRTPSNSSVQPPGLTEEAPGPASPTPPRARARGRGLGLSEPTDAGGPPRSAPEAASMLAAELRDKTRSLGRAEKPPPPQKAKRSVLPAATVRTASASEASGSEKAAASAPAPETPRKKTPIQKPPRKKSREAAGEPSRAGTAPGAS; from the exons ATGGAGGGCGCAGGGTCCCGGGGGGCCGGGCCGGCGCGGCGCCAGGGAGCCCGAGGGCTgggactgctgctgctgctctggctGCTGCCCGGTCTCGCGGCGCCCCAGGACTTGAACCCGCGAGGCCGCAACGTGTGCCGCACGCCCGG TTCCCAGGTGCTCACGTGTTGCGCTGGCTGGAGGCAGCTGGGGGATGAGTGTGGGATAG CGGTGTGCGAAGGCAATTCCACGTGCTCAGAAAACGAGGTGTGCGTGCGGCCAGGCGAATGCCGCTGCCGACATGGCTACTTTGGTGCCAACTGCGACACAA AGTGCCCGCGCCAGTTCTGGGGCCCTGACTGCAAGGAGAGGTGCAGTTGCCACCCGCACGGACAGTGCGAGGACGTGACCGGACAGTGTACGTGTCACGCGCGCCGCTGGGGTGCGCGCTGCGAGCATGCTTGCCAATGCCAGCATGGCACGTGCCACCCGCGGAGCGGCGCGTGCCGGTGCGAGCCGGGCTGGTGGGGTGCGCAATGCGCTAGCGCTTGCTATTGCAGCGCTACTTCCCGGTGCGATCCACAGACAGGCGCCTGCCTGTGCCACGTAGGCTGGTGGGGCCGCAGCTGTAACAACCAGTGCGCCTGCAACTCGTCGCCCTGCGAGCAGCAGAGTGGCCGCTGCCAGTGTCGCGAGCGCATGTTTGGCGCCCGCTGTGATCGCTATTGCCAGTGCTCTCACGGTCGCTGCCACCCGGTGGACGGCACGTGTGCCTGCGATCCTGGCTACCGGGGCAAGTATTGTCGCGAGCCATGCCCCGCTGGATTCTATGGCCCGGGCTGTCGCCGTCG GTGTGGCCAATGCAAAGGCCAGCAGCCGTGCACGGTAGTCGAAGGCCGCTGTCTGACATGCGAGCCCGGCTGGAACGGAACCAAATGTGACCAACCCTGCGCCACCGGTTTCTACGGCGAAGGTTGTGGCCACCGCTGCCCACCCTGCCGCGACGGGCATGCCTGCAACCATGTCACCGGCAAGTGTACGCACTGCAATGCGGGCTGGATCGGCGACCG GTGCGAGACTAAGTGCAGTAATGGCACTTACGGTGAGGACTGTGCCTTCGTGTGCTCTGATTGCGGCAGCGGCCACTGTGACTTCCAGTCCGGGCGCTGCCTTTGCAGCCCTGGTGTTCACGGACCTCA CTGTAATGTAACTTGCCCGGCCGGGCTCCACGGCGTGGACTGCGCCCAGGCCTGCAGCTGTCACGAGGAATCATGCGACCCGGTCACCGGTGCCTGCCACCTGG AGACCAATCAGCGCAAAGGTGTGATGGGCGCGGGCGCTCTGCTCACGCTGCTCCTCGGCCTGCTGCTCTCGCTGCTCGGTTGTTGCTGCGCCTGCCGGGGCAAGGACTCGGCGCGCCG GGAGCTCACCCTTGGAAGGAAGAAGGCGCCTCAACGTTTTTGTGGAAGCTTCAGCCGCATCAGCATGAAGCTGCCCCGAATCCCGCTTCGCAGGCAGAAGCTGCCCAAAGTCGTAG tggccCATCATGACCTAGACAACACACTCAACTGCAGTTTTCTGGACCCACCCTCAGGGCTGGAGCAGCCCTCTCCATCATGGTCCTCCAGGGCCTCCTTCTCATCATTCGACACCACAGATGAAGGCCCTGTGTACTGTGTGCCCCACGAGG AAGCGACTGCCGACAGCCGAGACCTGGAAGCGACTGCCGCTCTCACTGAGGTGGCCGCTGTGTCCTTAGAGCCCACGGGCACCTCGACGCCCGGGGAGGAGGCAGCGGTCCTCCCTGCATCCTCAGACAGCGAGCGCTCCGCATCAAGCGTGGAGGGGCCGAGCGGGGCGCTGTACGCGCGTGTGGCCCGGCGCGAGGCCCGGCCGGCCCGGACCCGAAATGAGGCTGGGGGCTTGTCACTGTCCCCATCGCCCGAGCGCAGGAAGCCGCCACCACCAGaccctgccaccaagcctaaggTGTCCTGGATCCACGGCAAGCACAGCGCCGCTGCCGCTGCACCGTCGCCTCCGCCTGCAGGCCGCAAGGCTGCGCCGAGCCCTAGCGGGAGGAAACGGACCCCCAGCAACTCGTCGGTGCAGCCCCCCGGACTGACCGAGGAGGCCCCCGGCCCGGCTTCACCCACGCCACCCCGCGCCCGAGCGCGCGGCCGCGGCCTGGGGCTCTCGGAGCCAACGGACGCGGGAGGTCCCCCGCGCAGCGCGCCCGAGGCCGCCTCTATGCTGGCAGCTGAGCTGCGCGACAAGACTCGCAGCTTAGGCCGCGCCGAGAAGCCGCCGCCGCCGCAGAAGGCCAAGCGCTCCGTGCTCCCCGCCGCGACGGTCCGCACAGCCTCGGCGTCCGAGGCCTCGGGGTCAGAGAAGGCGGCGGCCAGCGCACCTGCGCCCGAGACCCCTCGGAAGAAAACCCCCATCCAGAAACCGCCTCGGAAGAAGAGCAGGGAGGCAGCGGGGGAGCCGAGTAGGGCGGGCACGGCCCCCGGAGCTTCCTAA
- the Scarf2 gene encoding scavenger receptor class F member 2 isoform X1 — translation MEGAGSRGAGPARRQGARGLGLLLLLWLLPGLAAPQDLNPRGRNVCRTPGSQVLTCCAGWRQLGDECGIAVCEGNSTCSENEVCVRPGECRCRHGYFGANCDTKCPRQFWGPDCKERCSCHPHGQCEDVTGQCTCHARRWGARCEHACQCQHGTCHPRSGACRCEPGWWGAQCASACYCSATSRCDPQTGACLCHVGWWGRSCNNQCACNSSPCEQQSGRCQCRERMFGARCDRYCQCSHGRCHPVDGTCACDPGYRGKYCREPCPAGFYGPGCRRRCGQCKGQQPCTVVEGRCLTCEPGWNGTKCDQPCATGFYGEGCGHRCPPCRDGHACNHVTGKCTHCNAGWIGDRCETKCSNGTYGEDCAFVCSDCGSGHCDFQSGRCLCSPGVHGPHCNVTCPAGLHGVDCAQACSCHEESCDPVTGACHLETNQRKGVMGAGALLTLLLGLLLSLLGCCCACRGKDSARRPRPCRELTLGRKKAPQRFCGSFSRISMKLPRIPLRRQKLPKVVVAHHDLDNTLNCSFLDPPSGLEQPSPSWSSRASFSSFDTTDEGPVYCVPHEEATADSRDLEATAALTEVAAVSLEPTGTSTPGEEAAVLPASSDSERSASSVEGPSGALYARVARREARPARTRNEAGGLSLSPSPERRKPPPPDPATKPKVSWIHGKHSAAAAAPSPPPAGRKAAPSPSGRKRTPSNSSVQPPGLTEEAPGPASPTPPRARARGRGLGLSEPTDAGGPPRSAPEAASMLAAELRDKTRSLGRAEKPPPPQKAKRSVLPAATVRTASASEASGSEKAAASAPAPETPRKKTPIQKPPRKKSREAAGEPSRAGTAPGAS, via the exons ATGGAGGGCGCAGGGTCCCGGGGGGCCGGGCCGGCGCGGCGCCAGGGAGCCCGAGGGCTgggactgctgctgctgctctggctGCTGCCCGGTCTCGCGGCGCCCCAGGACTTGAACCCGCGAGGCCGCAACGTGTGCCGCACGCCCGG TTCCCAGGTGCTCACGTGTTGCGCTGGCTGGAGGCAGCTGGGGGATGAGTGTGGGATAG CGGTGTGCGAAGGCAATTCCACGTGCTCAGAAAACGAGGTGTGCGTGCGGCCAGGCGAATGCCGCTGCCGACATGGCTACTTTGGTGCCAACTGCGACACAA AGTGCCCGCGCCAGTTCTGGGGCCCTGACTGCAAGGAGAGGTGCAGTTGCCACCCGCACGGACAGTGCGAGGACGTGACCGGACAGTGTACGTGTCACGCGCGCCGCTGGGGTGCGCGCTGCGAGCATGCTTGCCAATGCCAGCATGGCACGTGCCACCCGCGGAGCGGCGCGTGCCGGTGCGAGCCGGGCTGGTGGGGTGCGCAATGCGCTAGCGCTTGCTATTGCAGCGCTACTTCCCGGTGCGATCCACAGACAGGCGCCTGCCTGTGCCACGTAGGCTGGTGGGGCCGCAGCTGTAACAACCAGTGCGCCTGCAACTCGTCGCCCTGCGAGCAGCAGAGTGGCCGCTGCCAGTGTCGCGAGCGCATGTTTGGCGCCCGCTGTGATCGCTATTGCCAGTGCTCTCACGGTCGCTGCCACCCGGTGGACGGCACGTGTGCCTGCGATCCTGGCTACCGGGGCAAGTATTGTCGCGAGCCATGCCCCGCTGGATTCTATGGCCCGGGCTGTCGCCGTCG GTGTGGCCAATGCAAAGGCCAGCAGCCGTGCACGGTAGTCGAAGGCCGCTGTCTGACATGCGAGCCCGGCTGGAACGGAACCAAATGTGACCAACCCTGCGCCACCGGTTTCTACGGCGAAGGTTGTGGCCACCGCTGCCCACCCTGCCGCGACGGGCATGCCTGCAACCATGTCACCGGCAAGTGTACGCACTGCAATGCGGGCTGGATCGGCGACCG GTGCGAGACTAAGTGCAGTAATGGCACTTACGGTGAGGACTGTGCCTTCGTGTGCTCTGATTGCGGCAGCGGCCACTGTGACTTCCAGTCCGGGCGCTGCCTTTGCAGCCCTGGTGTTCACGGACCTCA CTGTAATGTAACTTGCCCGGCCGGGCTCCACGGCGTGGACTGCGCCCAGGCCTGCAGCTGTCACGAGGAATCATGCGACCCGGTCACCGGTGCCTGCCACCTGG AGACCAATCAGCGCAAAGGTGTGATGGGCGCGGGCGCTCTGCTCACGCTGCTCCTCGGCCTGCTGCTCTCGCTGCTCGGTTGTTGCTGCGCCTGCCGGGGCAAGGACTCGGCGCGCCG GCCCCGCCCCTGCAGGGAGCTCACCCTTGGAAGGAAGAAGGCGCCTCAACGTTTTTGTGGAAGCTTCAGCCGCATCAGCATGAAGCTGCCCCGAATCCCGCTTCGCAGGCAGAAGCTGCCCAAAGTCGTAG tggccCATCATGACCTAGACAACACACTCAACTGCAGTTTTCTGGACCCACCCTCAGGGCTGGAGCAGCCCTCTCCATCATGGTCCTCCAGGGCCTCCTTCTCATCATTCGACACCACAGATGAAGGCCCTGTGTACTGTGTGCCCCACGAGG AAGCGACTGCCGACAGCCGAGACCTGGAAGCGACTGCCGCTCTCACTGAGGTGGCCGCTGTGTCCTTAGAGCCCACGGGCACCTCGACGCCCGGGGAGGAGGCAGCGGTCCTCCCTGCATCCTCAGACAGCGAGCGCTCCGCATCAAGCGTGGAGGGGCCGAGCGGGGCGCTGTACGCGCGTGTGGCCCGGCGCGAGGCCCGGCCGGCCCGGACCCGAAATGAGGCTGGGGGCTTGTCACTGTCCCCATCGCCCGAGCGCAGGAAGCCGCCACCACCAGaccctgccaccaagcctaaggTGTCCTGGATCCACGGCAAGCACAGCGCCGCTGCCGCTGCACCGTCGCCTCCGCCTGCAGGCCGCAAGGCTGCGCCGAGCCCTAGCGGGAGGAAACGGACCCCCAGCAACTCGTCGGTGCAGCCCCCCGGACTGACCGAGGAGGCCCCCGGCCCGGCTTCACCCACGCCACCCCGCGCCCGAGCGCGCGGCCGCGGCCTGGGGCTCTCGGAGCCAACGGACGCGGGAGGTCCCCCGCGCAGCGCGCCCGAGGCCGCCTCTATGCTGGCAGCTGAGCTGCGCGACAAGACTCGCAGCTTAGGCCGCGCCGAGAAGCCGCCGCCGCCGCAGAAGGCCAAGCGCTCCGTGCTCCCCGCCGCGACGGTCCGCACAGCCTCGGCGTCCGAGGCCTCGGGGTCAGAGAAGGCGGCGGCCAGCGCACCTGCGCCCGAGACCCCTCGGAAGAAAACCCCCATCCAGAAACCGCCTCGGAAGAAGAGCAGGGAGGCAGCGGGGGAGCCGAGTAGGGCGGGCACGGCCCCCGGAGCTTCCTAA